From Chiloscyllium punctatum isolate Juve2018m chromosome 36, sChiPun1.3, whole genome shotgun sequence, the proteins below share one genomic window:
- the LOC140460215 gene encoding uncharacterized protein, whose amino-acid sequence MEKPWKCGDCGKGFSYPSQLDIHRRRHTGERPFTCTQCGKRFAYSSSLYLHQRVHARKKPFATLGGREPFASSNVMGRVCSDQRPFKCSDCEKGFKSKQELLRHQRTHTGVRPYTCTICGKGFGQSSYLLTHQLVHTDERPFPCLDCGKRFKSKNDLQFHQRIHTGERPFSCSLCERRFRRLSQMQTHQRVHTEKRPFKCPNCDKSFKSKQDLLTHQRVHTGERPFTCSVCGKRFTRSSNRLRHQRVHTGEKPFTCCVCGKGFTDSPQLLIHQRIHTGERPFTCSTCGKGFTQPSQLTEHQHVHTDQRPFKCPDCKKSFKSRKYLLMHRQVHTGARPFTCLVCGKRFTQSSHLLRHQQLHTGERPFACSRCGRGFARLSNLLRHQRVRKCVLRVDSVVSPVQD is encoded by the coding sequence atggagaaaccgtggaagtgtggagACTGTGGGAAGGGCTTCAGTTACCCCTCTCAACTGGACATTCATCGTCGCAGACAcactggagagaggccattcacttgcacgcagtgtgggaagaggtttgCTTATTCATCCAGCCTGTACTTACACCAGCGGGTGCATGCTCGCAAGAAGCCATTTGCCACCCTTGGTGGTCGGGAACCGTTTGCTTCGTCAAACGTGATGGGCCGGGTTTGTTCTGATCAGAGGCCTTTTAAGTGTTCTGACTGTGAGAAGGGCTTTAAAAGCAAACAGGagctgctgagacaccagcgcaCTCACACGGGCGTGAGACCTTACACTTGCACCATTTGTGGAAAAGGATTTGGTCAGTCATCCTACCTGCTGACGCACCAGCTTGTTCACACTGATGAGAGACCTTTCCCATGTTTGGACTGTGGCAAGCGTTTTAAGAGTAAAAATGACTTGCAGTTCCATCAACgcattcacactggggagaggccgttctcctgctcCCTGTGCGAGAGGAGGTTCCGGCGTTTGTCCCAAATGCAGacgcaccagcgagttcacactgagaaaaGACCTTTCAAATGTCCCAACTGTGACAAGAGCTTTAAAAGCAAGCAGGATCTGTTGAcacaccagcgggttcacaccggggagaggccattcacctgttcTGTGTGCGGAAAGCGGTTCACCCGATCGTCCAATCGCCTGAGACACCAGCGCGTTCACACGGGGGAGAAGCCGTTCACGTGCTGCGTGTGCGGGAAGGGGTTCACTGATTCTCCGCAGCTCCTGATCCACCAGCgcattcacaccggggagagaccgttcacttgCTCCacgtgtgggaagggattcactcagccaTCCCAGCTCACCGAACATCAgcacgtccacactgaccagcgGCCCTTCAAATGCCCCGACTGCAAGAAGAGCTTTAAGAGCAGGAAGTATCTGCTGATGCACCGGCAGGTTCACACTGGGGCGAGACCGTTCACCTGCCTGGTGTGTGGGAAgagattcactcagtcgtcccacctgctgagacaccagcagcttcacactggggagaggccgttcgcTTGCTCGCGATGCGGGAGGGGATTTGCTCGGTTATCCAActtgctgaggcaccagagagtTCGCAAGtgtgtactgagagtggattcgGTTGTCAGTCCTGTCCAGGATTGA
- the LOC140460217 gene encoding uncharacterized protein, which translates to MEKPWKCVDCGKGFSYPSLLEIHRRAHTGEKPWKCEDCGKGFNYPSELEIHRRSHTGEKPFACPVCGKGFTKSSALVTHQRVHTGERPFQCPSCGKRFKQSSELSVHRRVHTGERPFVCAVCGKGFTQSSTRVAHQRVHTEERPFGCAACGKRFRRPANLSAHRQVHTGHRLLACSECGEEFAQSSSLLKHQRAHGQGKPLGCT; encoded by the coding sequence aTGGAAAAGCCGTGGAAATGTGTGGACTGCGGGAAGGGATTCAGTTACCCCTCCCTGCTGGAAATCCACCGGCGagcccacaccggggagaagccgtggAAATGCGAGGACTGCGGGAAAGGGTTCAACTACCCCTCTGAGCTGGAGATCCACCGCCGCAGTCACACGGGGGAGAAGCCTTTCGCCTGCCCGgtctgcgggaagggcttcaccaaATCCTCGGCCCTGGTCACGCACCAGCGGGTGCACACCGGCGAGCGGCCCTTCCAGTGCCCGTCCTGCGGGAAGCGCTTCAAGCAGTCCTCGGAGCTGTCGGTGCACCGGCGGGTGCACACCGGCGAGCGGCCCTTCGTCTGCGCCGTGTGCGGCAAGGGCTTCACCCAGTCGTCCACCCGGGTGGCGCACCAGCGGGTGCACACCGAGGAGCGGCCGTTCGGCTGCGCCGCCTGCGGGAAGAGGTTCCGGCGCCCGGCCAACCTCAGCGCACACCGGCAGGTTCACACCGGGCACCGGCTGCTCGCTTGCTCCGAGTGCGGGGAGGAGTTCGCTCAGTCGTCCAGCCTCCTGAAACACCAGCGGGCTCACGGCCAGGGCAAACCTCTCGGCTGCACCTGA
- the LOC140459980 gene encoding uncharacterized protein, with the protein MKLRSALRTGRDSPAGNVEAVTQGKDVAPRSEGPSGPGRSRRKPGATGKRPWKCGDCGKGFGYPSQLEVHQRSHTGERPFSCAECGRAFTQMSSLLKHRQIHTGERPFPCPDCGKAFARPFSLAKHRRVHTGEKPYRCSECGKRFTQSSNLISHRRVHTGERPFRCPECGRGFTQSSYLLIHQRVHSGERPYACSLCGKAFAQSSHLVRHRQVHSEERPFECPDCEKRYKGSGELRCHQRRHHSDKKPIRCRFSSRQGSGVTGNGPFGPTHTVIEGYSTGNRLFSPIQSHRRVQQGETDSSAQLVQLQQDPDGGDPRAGVRKPPPPRRWACGDCGRAFAAPSELERHRRRHTGERPFACAACGRAFAAASSLRKHRRVHAEHQGLACPECGGGGRFKSAETLRQHRALHREGAGARPFACAACPKRFRAASQLRRHGAAHSDARPFPCPECPRRYKRPEELRRHQAAHAGLRPFACGECGRAFRRSAELLQHQRAHSGERPFACGECGQAFGQAAHLRRHRRAHSDTRPFACPRCPARFKSGPALRCHRRAHTPASGPPVPAVPRRLRAVRRPGPPPPRPHRREALRLRHLPGHLRLLGQLHEAPQDPRVRRWITHQCPRDMQVRVDWPC; encoded by the exons atgaag CTGCGGAGTGCCCTGAGAACGGGAAGGGATTCGCCGGCCGGGAATGTCGAAGCGGTCACGCAAGGGAAGGACGTGGCCCCGCGCAGCGAGGGACCGAGCGGCCCGGGCCGGTCGCGGCGCAAGCCCGGCGCCACCGGCAAGCGGCCGTGGAAGTGCGGGGACTGCGGCAAGGGCTTCGGCTACCCCTCCCAGCTGGAGGTGCACCAGCGCAGCCACACCGGGGAGCGGCCGTTCTCCTGCGCCGAGTGCGGGCGGGCGTTCACCCAGATGTCCAGCCTGCTGAAGCACCGGCAGATCCACACCGGGGAGCGGCCGTTCCCCTGCCCGGACTGCGGGAAGGCCTTCGCCCGGCCGTTCAGCCTGGCGaagcaccggcgggtccacaccggggagaagccgtacCGCTGCTCGGAGTGCGGCAAGCGGTTCACCCAGTCGTCCAACCTGATctcccaccggcgggtccacaccggggagcggCCGTTccgctgccccgagtgcgggaggGGCTTCACCCAGTCCTCCTACCTGCTGATCCACCAGCGGGTCCACTCCGGGGAGAGGCCGTACGCCTGCAGCCTGTGCGGGAAGGCCTTCGCACAGTCGTCTCACCTGGTCAGGCACCGGCAGGTCCACAGCGAGGAGAGGCCTTTCGAGTGCCCAGACTGCGAGAAGCGCTACAAGGGCTCCGGGGAGCTCCGATGCCACCAACGACGGCATCACTCTGACAAGAAACCGATCAGGTGCCGTTTCAGTTCTCGGCAAGGGTCAGGCGTCAcgggaaacgggcccttcggcccaactcatacAGTCATAGAAGGGTACAGCacgggaaacagactcttcagcccaaTTCAGAGTCATAGAAGGGTACAGCAgggggaaacagactcttcagcccaactcgtaCAG ctgcagcaGGACCCGGACGGCGGAGACCCGCGGGCGGGGGTGCGGAAGCCGCCGCCGCCGCGGCGGTGGGCATGCGGGGACTGTGGCCGGGCCTTTGCGGCGCCCTCCGAGCTGGAGCGTCACCGGCGGCGCCACACCGGCGAGCGGCCGTTCGCCTGCGCGGCCTGCGGCCGGGCCTTCGCCGCAGCCTCCTCGCTGCGCAAGCACCGGCGGGTCCACGCCGAGCACCAGGGGCTGGCGTGCCCCGAGTGCGGCGGCGGCGGCCGCTTCAAGAGCGCGGAGACACTGAGGCAGCACCGGGCCCTGCACCGCGAGGGCGCCGGCGCCCGGCCCTTCGCCTGCGCCGCCTGCCCCAAGCGCTTCCGGGCGGCCTCGCAGCTGCGGCGGCACGGGGCGGCACACTCGGACGCGCGGCCCTTCCCCTGCCCCGAGTGCCCCCGGCGCTACAAGAGGCCGGAGGAGCTGCGGCGCCACCAGGCGGCCCACGCTGGCCTGCGGCCCTTCGCCTGCGGCGAGTGCGGCCGCGCCTTCCGCCGCTCGGCCGAGCTGCTCCAGCACCAGCGCGCCCACTCCGGCGAGCGGCCCTTTGCCTGCGGCGAGTGCGGGCAGGCCTTCGGCCAGGCCGCCCACCTGCGCCGCCACCGGCGGGCCCACTCGGACACGCGGCCCTTCGCCTGCCCGCGGTGCCCGGCCCGCTTCAAGAGCGGCCCGGCGCTGCGCTGCCACCGGCGCGCCCACACACCGGCGAGCGGCCCACCGGTGCCCGCAGTGCCCCGCCGCCTTCGGGCAGTCCGGCGACCTGGCCCGCCACCGCCGCGTCCACACCGGCGAGAGGCCCTACGCCTGCGCCATCTGCCAGGCCACCTTCGCCTTCTTGGGCAACTACATGAGGCACCGCAAGATCCACGCGTGAGGCGGTGGATCACCCACCAGTgtcccagggatatgcaggttagggtggattggccatgctaa